A genomic region of Balaenoptera acutorostrata chromosome 4, mBalAcu1.1, whole genome shotgun sequence contains the following coding sequences:
- the LOC103009509 gene encoding plasminogen activator inhibitor 1 RNA-binding protein-like, protein MPGHLQKGFGCVVTNRFDQLFDDESDPFEVLKAAENKKKEADRGGVGGPGAKSAAQAAAQTNSNVAGKQLRKESQKDRKNPLPRNVGVVDKKEETQPPVALKKEGIRRVGRRPDQQLQGEGKIIDRRPERRPPRERRFEKPLEEKGE, encoded by the coding sequence ATGCCTGGGCACTTACAGAAAGGCTTCGGCTGCGTGGTCACCAACCGATTCGACCAGTTATTTGACGACGAATCGGACCCCTTCGAGGTGTTGAAGGCAgcagagaacaagaaaaaagaagccGACAGGGGCGGCGTTGGGGGCCCTGGGGCCAAGAGCGCAGCTCAGGCTGCAGCCCAGACAAACTCCAACGTGGCGGGCAAACAGCTGCGTAAAGAGTCCCAGAAAGACCGCAAGAACCCACTGCCCCGCAACGTCGGCGTGGTTGACAAGAAGGAGGAGACGCAGCCGCCCGTGGCGcttaagaaagaaggaataagACGCGTTGGAAGAAGACCTGATCAGCAACTTCAGGGTGAAGGGAAGATAATTGATAGGAGACCAGAAAGGCGACCACCTCGTGAAAGACGATTCGAAAAGCCACTTGAAGAAAAGGGTGAATGA